The Cardiocondyla obscurior isolate alpha-2009 linkage group LG18, Cobs3.1, whole genome shotgun sequence region GAGCTATCATCAGCAATTGCTTCTAACGCCGCAGCAACATCTTCAGAGTGTACACGCGCCCATGACCCCGCCTAGTACACCGTCACCGCCTCAGTGCCCTAGAAGAAGAGTCCGAGAGGAAGATCTCATTTCGCCAGCCGCGGGACCACCCGTCAGCGGCGCCTCCTTGTCGACCCCGAAGCAGACCAGCAGCGAGAAGACCGCCGCCCAGAGaccaaaaaagaaacacgCCAGGCGATTGAAATTCGACGAGGACACCAGCAGTCCGGTATCGGGCACCGTCATCTTGGGCCCGGACGAAGCCGTGGTCACCGGCGACATCGATCCCGCCTTCAACATCGTGGAGGTCACGGAGGAAGCGCGCGCCGAGCTCGCCAAGATCGAAAATCGGCTCGGGCCGTATCAGTGCAAGCTCTGCCGGCAGCTTCACGAGGACGCTTTTCAGCTGGCGCAGCATCGATGCTCTCGAATCGCCCACGTGGAGTATCGCTGCCCCGAGTGCGACAAACGGTTCTCATGCCCGGCGAACTTGGCGTCTCATCGTCGCTGGCACAAGCCCAGGCTACCTAACACCGACAGCTCCGCaacgtcgtcgtcctcgtcgtcgccCGGAACCAACGGCGAGTTTCCGTGCACCAGATGCGAGGCCAAGTTCACGAGGCAAGCTGCCCTGCGGAAACACCTCGCCACGCAACACCCCGAAGCCAATAATAACGTCGCGAGCAGCAATAATAACAACACCGGAGCCGACGATCAAGAGACCATCGGCAAACCAGACGCAGCTCAGACAACCTCGACCAATCAGTTGACCAACGAGATGACCTGACACCAATTTCCAGCGAGACCCCTACCAAGACGACCCGGACTCTACTGGAGATTCGGCCTCGATTTGTAAGAAACGATgatttttactaatttaacGGCGGTTTTTCGCGAACGAGTACATAATCAAAACACTCAGCATGATCTTTCTAGGATGTTTTATGGGAGGATGTAAAGAAAGCTGAGCCGTCACTcgaagaaagagatagagtattattgttattgttgCTGAGAAGGGacgcttaattttttaaatttattttattgttttattttattcggttACCGcttattttatcgttaatttttgctttttaaaaatcttattattattactattattattacctccatcctattttattttattatatattatatagtttttaaattaattaatttgagttAAATTAAGTGTCCCCTCGGTGTATAATCTTTTCTAGTCCTTGTATGTACAAAGATGTCTAGTCCTTGCATGTACAAAAATGATACTATTTCTAGTCTTTGcatgtacaaaaataatcggttctaaaataatactaataaaatgttaagaaTACTAAAAGAATTAACACCGAAGAGATTAATCATcctagaaaattaataatactgaagaaattaagaaaaaaaaaactccaaAAAACTAGTCATATCAAAGAAGCTAATaccaaagaacaaaaaaaatcagactaaaaaatccaaaaaaaaaagaaaaaaaaaaaagaattaaaataaaaagatgtgACTGACCATACTTTCTCCATTGTCTCTTTCGAAATGCTGTTTTCTCGTCACTTTTAAAGAGACAATATGCAGCATGGCCAGCCACTTTCCTCTGTCAAGTTCTTGttaagagaaatttttgagaGCACATGTTAAAGATGACTTTGTTCCCTAAAAGTGGCTCCAAATCGACTTAACAAAGACGAACGAAGATTTACGATAATTCTACGTTGGCGTAACGGGCATTTTTCCCATTcaacgaacaaaaaaaaaaaaaaaaaaaaaaaagaaaaaaaaataaaatatatttgttaaaataaattttacttcgtGTCAAGTTTCCCGTTCATGCTTGTTCGCACTCTTTGCTCAATTTGGGGCCACCTTCGGAAAATCGTTAATAAATCTCCCTCGTAACATTCACCGGGAAAAACAGGGTTACGTATCACCGTGTCCGAATGAAATATAGATTTgcatgtgtatgtgtgtgtcgATCGTATCGAATCTATAGCTgatcggaaaaaaaagggtcaAGTATTAGCAGTGAATAGAAAGGTATACATTTCCACCGAATATAATACCTAGCGATTTTTAGCAATCCGAGGAGCACTGTTCACATTTCGAAAGTTACACGGTCTTAAATATttagcaaaaagaaaaaaaaaataaaataaaataaattaagagatTAATTAGTAGCATTAAACGCGTCTATCAAACGCAAGTGTcacattattttacgattagaGCTGTACGTAACTGTAAACTGAAATTATCGAGTGCACTATTGCCAAAGAAATAATGGTAACTGTAGAATGAACCAATGATCTCTAGTCGTCTccaattattatatgtataataaattctaGTCGTAGACTCGCGTCTGGTAATTAGCAGCAGATTTTAACGAGGGGCGTACAGTTTTTTGTAAATTCCTGTAAAATTTCGACGACGTTAATCGCGAGCAGACAATAGGCGGAGGTGATCTTTTTCGTGTGATGTAAATATGTACATAGCGTGCACGATGTATATACAGACGCGATTACGTTAAATGATAGACTATCTGATATGACGATCTCAATTTGTCTAATGCTAAGTTAGGAAATAGATTTATACGCTCTTTAGAAGTTAATTTCCCCACGAATATTtaactaattataaatatatatatatatttttttttggaaaattatttgtttataattctatttacattaagttgtattaattattcgcgtgattatattttttgtacgaAGTCGAAATTTTagagtaaaatttaatcacttgccatttattgtaattactataattattataagctgttaattttatcttatcgATTCTTTAAAAGCTATAAAATAAGTCATTGGaaataagtttctttttctcaactTTATCTTATGTAATGGCTAATGCAAAATGCTTAAAACAACTTGCCTATGAACATATCGACACGTTAATAATTAACCTTTCGTAGATCATTAATCTCAATGATCATACAGCTAACACGACCAAAGTTAAGTAGAGATATTACGAgctttaattaagaatttatttcttttttacgcgattattcttcttcatattaatttaattttacatctttGTCAAATGTCGATAACGAACATTTTAGAATATTTCGTTCCTTAATGAGCTGAAATATTAGcttaaatttagaataaataattccaatATG contains the following coding sequences:
- the LOC139109501 gene encoding insulinoma-associated protein 1 produces the protein MLHGALPRAFLAPGLNYMSYYSEEIHPAYPAPPTTWHIPMEDLSSPIYSRVPPAEHHASLPWETRSTTPCPLDLSLKPPPPPPPPTSTPSTPKTEEMIEVDDEKDLRIREQIQGRLIENRRDNEEDSQLIVDDLDTLRSSSAQSHHSHYERLVLNKESPRFHDSIVDKLHHLPEESTRLPPYAGSELTSKYHLHNQKLLLASPTHLQSMQSYHQQLLLTPQQHLQSVHAPMTPPSTPSPPQCPRRRVREEDLISPAAGPPVSGASLSTPKQTSSEKTAAQRPKKKHARRLKFDEDTSSPVSGTVILGPDEAVVTGDIDPAFNIVEVTEEARAELAKIENRLGPYQCKLCRQLHEDAFQLAQHRCSRIAHVEYRCPECDKRFSCPANLASHRRWHKPRLPNTDSSATSSSSSSPGTNGEFPCTRCEAKFTRQAALRKHLATQHPEANNNVASSNNNNTGADDQETIGKPDAAQTTSTNQLTNEMT